A window of [Ruminococcus] lactaris ATCC 29176 genomic DNA:
ACACCGGAACTCAGGAACAGTCCCTCAATATAATTACGCTTATAAAATTCTATGGTCAGCTCACAGATCTCTTCCGGTGTAAAGGTTGCTCTTTTGACATCATTACTGGCACGGTTGATGCAGTACTTGCAGTCATAAGCACAATGATTCGTCATCAGGATCTTGAGCAGAGAAATACATCTTCCGTCTGCCGCAAAGCTATGACAGATGCCACATGCTTCAGCATTGCCGAGTTCTCCTTTCTTTCCCCGGCGGCTTGAACCGCTGGATGTGCATGCGACATCATATTTGGCTGCATCTGCGAGAATCTGCAGTTTTTCCTGTATTGTATAATTGCTATTTATAAATTCTGTACTCATAGTCCTATTATACAAACATACGTTTCGCAATGCAAGTTATTTTTAGAACAAACGTTCTCTTCATTGTTTTATTTCTTTATTATATCTTTTGTACTTTACATTTTTCATAAGCAAAAATTGCTGCACCCAGAGCCCCACAAAGCTGTGCCTCATCACAGATATAGAGCTTCGCTCCGAGCTTTTCTTCCAGTGCCTGGATGATTCCCTGATTTTTGGCGACACCACCGGTCATCATATATTCACCCGGATTATTTTTTCCAAGCCTTGCGGCAAGTGCCCCTACTTTGGATGCGACAGATACATTCAGTCCGTGAATAATATCTGACACCTCTTTATTCTGGGCAACCAGGGATACAACCTCTGATTCTGCAAAAACTGTACACATACTTGAGATAACTACATTTTCTTTCCAATCCAATCCTTTTACGCTCATTTCTTCCAAAGAAAGTCCGAGTGTCCTTGCCATCATCTCAAGGAAACGTCCTGTTCCGGCAGCACATTTATCATTCATCAGGAAATTTTTAACTGCACCATGTTCATCAATACTGATTGCTTTGATATCCTGTCCTCCGATATCGATCACCGTCCGTACATCCGGATTAAGATAATTTGCTCCTTTTGCATGACAGGTGATCTCAGTAATGCTGTCATCCCCGCTGTCTATATAGGCACGACCGTAACCGGTGGTAACGATCCGCACGAGATCCTCTTTTTTGATACCGGCTTTTTCTATTGCCTGATCCAGACTCTTCTCTGCACTCATCATTGCTCCGCCACCTGTAGGAATGATCATAGTGGATTTGATTTTCCCGTCCTGATCCAGAATAACAACGTCTGTACTGGTAGAACCACTGTCGATTCCGGCTACATAGTAAACTCCTGATTCCATTTTTTCTCTTTCCTCCCTGCTGATTTCCTTTTCAGGATTCATATCTTCTGACCCTTCGATCGTTTCTGAAAATGCCTGGATTCTGGTTGAAAGCTGTCCGGCACTCTGACTTGTAAAATCTGTCTCGATCTTAAGGAGTGGCACCTGGATGTTCTTTTTAATACTTGCGTATTCAAATCCATAATAATCACAGAACTTGATCGTATGGTAAATAATTCCTTTTAAATCCGGGTCTAAATAAAGCTGGTTTCTTCTTGTATTGTTATTCATCCGAAAGCATGGCATCTGTCCAAGCAGTGCATCTGCATATGCAAGCAACAGCCTGTCTTCTTCCATTTCCTGCATTTCTTCAGGAAGAACTGCCAGGTTTCGCCCACCGGTACAGGTCAGATTTCTTACATCCATATGAAGATTGTCCCGGATCATTTTTTCAAGGATTCCACTGACACGCACTCCAAGTACACCAATATAAGAAGTTCTGCTCGCAGATGTCTTTGCGAAAGCCTTCAGGAAAAGTGTCCGGTCAAATTTTTTCCCGGAGTATTTTTCATATGCCTCTTTCAGACGTTGGATCGAACCGGCAAATTTAACTTTTTCACATTCATTATCTTCATGAGGAAGATCCAGCATATATAAGAAGTTACATTTTCCGGTATTTTTTACAATATCGTACACGCGACGCATGGAATCACAGCAGTTTACAAGTACAAGCTGATCGGCTTTCCCCTCCAGGACTGCCTGGATCACTGATTTTCCAAAACCGCATAAATTTGCATGTGCAATCTGATCAGACTGTTCAAAATTTTCCGGCATTTCCTCCAGAACCGCACATTCCTCACCGAATCCCCGGAACAGTTCTACCGGGGTATATTTACAAACATAATGTATCATGCGATTTTCCCTCCCTGTTCTCTTCCAGCATTTCCACGAATGCCTGAAGTCTTGTAGAAACCTGTCCATCACTTGTATTGGCAGGATTACATCCATCGCCATCCAGGATCATGGTCGGAAGTCCTGCTGCTTCCAGTGAACTTTTGATCAGACCGGAGGCTCCGATCGTTCCTTTGCATCCCCAGTGGGCAAATAAGATTCCACCATCTGCATTTGTTATTTTGGCAAGACGTTCTGCCATTTCAATTCTCTTATCTACCGCTCCGTTATAAATACAGTTGACCATTTTCGCTGCCATCGCCTCATAGGGATCTGAAGCATCCATCATCTGAAATCCGTCTGCGACAAAATCACAGGCACTGATGTGGATTGTATCACTGTAATTGAAAACTTCCATTACCGGTTCCTGCAAAAATGGCATAATATGCATCCACAGAACATGAAGTCCTGCCCCTTTCGGAGCTTTCTTTACATCTTCCAGTAACAGTTCCGTATATTTGACAGACGCTTCTGATCCCGCCAGCAGATGACACATAAAGATCGCATAAAGTTCATTCGTCATGGAGGAAACAGGATCATGATCTTTCCGTAATGCAAGCTGCCTCTGATAATTGACGGCTGCTTTCCGGCTATTTGAAACTGCCTTCTGCACTGCCTCTTCAGGTATCTTTTTTCCTGTCACTTCTTCCAGGAATCGCTTCAGTTCCCGTAACTGTCCCGCAACATACCGGACAGAATCCTGATTTTTCTCATATGGCACATCAATATAAAATCCAGGCAGTTCATACGTCTGCTTCAGATAAGGAAAGGTCATCATATTGCCGTCACAGGCAAGATTGGTATACACCGTACATTTCGGTTTTGGTAAAATTCCTGTTAAAGCAGCTCCTAAAAATACCCGATGATAGGAACACATCGTTTCCGGGAATCCCTCTTCTTCTGTCTTTCTGAGAAATGCCTGCTCACACTTTGTACCGGCAAGAAAGCAGGATAACGCCTCCACTGAATAAGGGGTCAGCCCCGCTGCGGTCAGCAGTTCTCCCGGAACAAAAATGCTGACCATAGCTGCATTTTCCGGTCGGGCAAGTGCATGAATAATATTTTTCATAACGATTCGTGCCACATAATGTGCAGAATCGGGAAGATTTTTATCTGGGAAAAACTTCAGCCGTTTCTCCTGAAGCCTGTATCCCATAAGAAGAAGACGGCGGGCTTTTTCAGGATCTTTTAAAGATTCACTGCTCACCGTCCTTCCAAACTGATTGATCAGATTCATTGTCATTTTCTCCTTCTGCTTTTGAAAATTTCAAAAATGATTATAGCACATTCTCTACCCCCTGTCATATAACGATGCCAGGGTCAAAAGGTCTAAGCCCACATGAGCTTGCTCATAGGTGGGTGAAAGACCTTAGGACCCGCCCCGATATGAGCATAAAAGTGGGATGATAATCCCACGATATGCGAATATTGGGTAGGATTGTGGGAGTGCGTAGCACGGAGCAATCCGTAGGCATCAAAGTCGGGGGCTTTTGACCCCGACATCATATAACGGATAAAATACGCTTTGCGATTTACCCCCGCTGCCCTCATAAAAAACAGGACCAGGAACGCTCTGTTCTGTCCCTGATCCCACCGTAATCTCATATATGATCTGATAACCTGATCTGATCTTTATTTTCTAATGCTGCACCATAAAATACTCGAGGCTGATCTCATTCGTTGCCACATCCGCAAGATTTACGCAACTGTTGCCCATACGGTCGATCAGATGAAGAATATTAGTAAATGGTGCTGTCATACTCGATTTACATTTTCCTTTATTTACACGCTGGATATGAGCCTTTCGCATTTTAATATCCAGATCAATGATCTTATCCTTCCGCTTGATCAACTTTTCGACCTGCACAGAGTCACGGTTCTGCAATGCTTTCATCGAATCATCAAACATCTTTTCAAGGGTTTTCAGACTCTTTTGCAGCTCATCCATTGCCTCTTCTGTATATTTATATTGATGATCTGCCTTTTCCTGTATACATCCGGCAATCTCAACACTTAAGGTTCCTATACGCTCTACATCACTTAAAACATACATCAGACTGGCAGTCTGAGACGCCTGCTGCTCCGTCATGGTTCCTGAAGAAAAGAGCAGGGCAAGATATTCTGTGATCCGGTCTGCCAGTGTCTGGATCTGATGCCCTTTTTCTGTAAGTGCATTCATACGGCTGGTCTCTTCCGTCTTTACAATGGAAATCGTATCTTTCACTGCTTCTTTCACCATATCGCTTAAATGAAGAATCTCTTTTGCAACCAGTTGCAGTGCAGCTATCGGCTGGCTGATGATCTTTTCATCCAGGTATAATGGGCGGGCAGGATCGATCTCTTTGCTTTTTCCGTCAGGAATCAGCATCATAACGATCTTGACCATTACATTGATCAGGCAGACCCAGATCAGCGTCATGGTAATGTTAAATACAGTATGTGCATTTGCGATCTGTCTGGAGATCACTTCAATCTCAGGTCCTTTTGGAGAAATATACTGGATCAGTGCTGCAAATGGCTTTACAAACCAGATAAAAAGAAAGCAGCCTGAAATATTAAAAATACAATGAGCTACTGCTGTTCTTTTTGCATCTTTGCTCTGTCCGATACTTGCAAGAAGTGCCGTGATCGTAGTTCCGATGTTATCACCGAGCAGGATCGGGATTGCACCGGCAAGGCCAAGAATACTTGTCATTCCGTCCGCCCCCGGCTGTGCAGCAAAATTCTGAAGGACTGCGATGGTTGCACTGCTGCTCTGTACCACCAGAGTCATCAGTGTCCCAACCCCGACACCTAAAACCGGAATATGTGCGACTTTTCCGATCAGGTCTGTAAAGACCTGACTGGAAGCCAGTGGTTTCATAACATCTCCCATGGTTTCAATTCCGAGGAAAAGAAGTCCGAACGCAAAGATGGTCTGTCCGATACTTTTTATTTTTTCTGATTTTGTTACAAAAGCAATAATAAATCCAATAAAAATGATAATGTAAATATAGTCACTGATCTTAAAAGCAATGATCTGTGCCGTCATCGTAGTTCCGATATTTGCACCAAAAATAATCGAAATTGCCTGCGGCAGGCTCATCAGTCCGGCACTCACAAATCCGATTGCCATCACCGTTGTTGCACTGCTGCTCTGCAGTACTGCAGTCGTAACAGCTCCGGCAAGTACTCCGAGCAATGGATTCTTTGTCAGAAGTGCAAGAATGCTTTTCATTTTTTCGCCGGCAGCTTTCTGCAGGCATTCACTCATCATATTCATTCCATAAATAAAGATTGCCAGACCCCCCAGGAGTCCGAATGCTATCTGTAGTTTTTCATTCATAACGATCCCTCTCATATCTTTTGATAGTTTGCAATGTTATTGTGTCTGTTCTCCAACGCTACGACAGCATTGTAGAAAACTCATATGCATTCTGTATCAAGTTCATGTTAAATCTATGTTAAATATGTCGGGGGCCAAAAGTCCCCGACTTTGATGCTCATATCGGGGCGGGTCAAATCGTGTATGAATGTTAAATTTATGCTGAGTTATCGAAAAACCTTACGGTTTATCTTTATTTTCGTTTCTTAAATACTGATAAAAAGCCATTTTTCTTTTTTATCTGCACTTTTTCTTCACTTTCCATGATCTGTGCCGTCATGCCGATATTTCTCAGTTCCAGCTTTAAGCTTTCCGCCTGTTCTTCCGACAGGCCGTCCTGAACCAGAAAGGGAACATCCTTCAGATTCCAACGGGCTGTAAAGCCATATTTTTTCCCAATATTGGCATAATCTGTTCGTTGTCCGATATAATCAACCAAAGACTCTGAGACAATAACTTTATAACCGGATTCCTTCTTTGTCATAATTCTGCTCCATTCTTACATTTTATCCGAACTAATTTTCTGCTCTCCGTAAGTTCCTTTTTTCTTCATCCACAGATAGGCTCCGATACAGATCAGTACAGACAGCAGTGAGCCTGCAGGTGCTGCAAGTCCCATCGGAAACAATGTATCCGGGAACATTTTTGACGCCAGATAAGAGCCGGGTACACGTACAAGCACAATGGCAATGATATTATGGATAAATCCAATATAGGATTTTTCATATGCTGCAAAATAACCACTGAAGCTGAAATGTACACCGGCAAAGATACTGTCAATAATATATCCGCTCAAATACTGCGTTCCAAGTAAAACGACAACCGTATCGTTAGTAAATAATCCAACCGGATTCTTCCCGGTCAATTCGATCAGTACTGTCATGATCAGGCCATAACCTGTAGTAATGATCGTCGCATATTTCAGGGTCTGTGATGCCCGGTCATGCCTTCCTGCCCCGATATTCTGTGCAGAAAGTGCGGAGACAGTTGCCAGCATGGACGAAGGAATGATAAAGATCGCACTGATCATTTTTTCAACGATTCCAACTGCTGCTGCATCATTCAGACCTCTGTGGTTTGCAATGACTGTAATGATGATAAAAGCAATCTGGATACAGCCGTCCTGGATTGCAACCGGGAATCCTACCCGCAAGATCTGCCACATTACTTTTTTATTCGGACGGAAATCAGTTTTTTTCAGATGAATCCCGGTCTTTCTTTTCATCATTGAGATCAGGGCAATGATCACACTGAATGTCTGGGACAGCGTTGTCCCCAGTGCAGCTCCCGCCGGTCCGAGCTGCATTGCACCGATAAAGAAATAATCAAGTACAATATTTCCCATACAGGCAATCCCGATAAAATACATCGGGCTTTTGGAATCTCCCATTCCCCGGAAAATAGAACTCATAATATTGTACGCTGTAATAAATGGAATACCGATAAAGCAGATCGTCAGATACCGGATACTTCCCGCTATAGCCTCTTCCGGTGTTCCGATTAAAAGAACGATCGGACGGACAAAGCATAAAAGCCCGGCTGTAAAGACCACTGCAACGATCATAAATAAAGTGATCGTATTCCCGATCGCATGGGCAGCATCTTCCAGTCTTCTTCCACCCACTGCACGACCGATCGCCACCGTTGTCCCCATGGCAAGACCGACAATAATCACAGTCAGCATATGCATAACCTGACTGCCATTTGCGACTGCTGTGATACTGTCTACTCCATAAAACTGTCCGACAATAAAAAGATCGGCCATTCCATATAACGTTT
This region includes:
- a CDS encoding acyl-CoA dehydratase activase; translation: MIHYVCKYTPVELFRGFGEECAVLEEMPENFEQSDQIAHANLCGFGKSVIQAVLEGKADQLVLVNCCDSMRRVYDIVKNTGKCNFLYMLDLPHEDNECEKVKFAGSIQRLKEAYEKYSGKKFDRTLFLKAFAKTSASRTSYIGVLGVRVSGILEKMIRDNLHMDVRNLTCTGGRNLAVLPEEMQEMEEDRLLLAYADALLGQMPCFRMNNNTRRNQLYLDPDLKGIIYHTIKFCDYYGFEYASIKKNIQVPLLKIETDFTSQSAGQLSTRIQAFSETIEGSEDMNPEKEISREEREKMESGVYYVAGIDSGSTSTDVVILDQDGKIKSTMIIPTGGGAMMSAEKSLDQAIEKAGIKKEDLVRIVTTGYGRAYIDSGDDSITEITCHAKGANYLNPDVRTVIDIGGQDIKAISIDEHGAVKNFLMNDKCAAGTGRFLEMMARTLGLSLEEMSVKGLDWKENVVISSMCTVFAESEVVSLVAQNKEVSDIIHGLNVSVASKVGALAARLGKNNPGEYMMTGGVAKNQGIIQALEEKLGAKLYICDEAQLCGALGAAIFAYEKCKVQKI
- a CDS encoding 2-hydroxyacyl-CoA dehydratase subunit D encodes the protein MNLINQFGRTVSSESLKDPEKARRLLLMGYRLQEKRLKFFPDKNLPDSAHYVARIVMKNIIHALARPENAAMVSIFVPGELLTAAGLTPYSVEALSCFLAGTKCEQAFLRKTEEEGFPETMCSYHRVFLGAALTGILPKPKCTVYTNLACDGNMMTFPYLKQTYELPGFYIDVPYEKNQDSVRYVAGQLRELKRFLEEVTGKKIPEEAVQKAVSNSRKAAVNYQRQLALRKDHDPVSSMTNELYAIFMCHLLAGSEASVKYTELLLEDVKKAPKGAGLHVLWMHIMPFLQEPVMEVFNYSDTIHISACDFVADGFQMMDASDPYEAMAAKMVNCIYNGAVDKRIEMAERLAKITNADGGILFAHWGCKGTIGASGLIKSSLEAAGLPTMILDGDGCNPANTSDGQVSTRLQAFVEMLEENREGKSHDTLCL
- a CDS encoding Na/Pi cotransporter family protein, giving the protein MNEKLQIAFGLLGGLAIFIYGMNMMSECLQKAAGEKMKSILALLTKNPLLGVLAGAVTTAVLQSSSATTVMAIGFVSAGLMSLPQAISIIFGANIGTTMTAQIIAFKISDYIYIIIFIGFIIAFVTKSEKIKSIGQTIFAFGLLFLGIETMGDVMKPLASSQVFTDLIGKVAHIPVLGVGVGTLMTLVVQSSSATIAVLQNFAAQPGADGMTSILGLAGAIPILLGDNIGTTITALLASIGQSKDAKRTAVAHCIFNISGCFLFIWFVKPFAALIQYISPKGPEIEVISRQIANAHTVFNITMTLIWVCLINVMVKIVMMLIPDGKSKEIDPARPLYLDEKIISQPIAALQLVAKEILHLSDMVKEAVKDTISIVKTEETSRMNALTEKGHQIQTLADRITEYLALLFSSGTMTEQQASQTASLMYVLSDVERIGTLSVEIAGCIQEKADHQYKYTEEAMDELQKSLKTLEKMFDDSMKALQNRDSVQVEKLIKRKDKIIDLDIKMRKAHIQRVNKGKCKSSMTAPFTNILHLIDRMGNSCVNLADVATNEISLEYFMVQH
- a CDS encoding MATE family efflux transporter; translation: MEKNLTSSSVLRTIIYFALPYLLSYFLQTLYGMADLFIVGQFYGVDSITAVANGSQVMHMLTVIIVGLAMGTTVAIGRAVGGRRLEDAAHAIGNTITLFMIVAVVFTAGLLCFVRPIVLLIGTPEEAIAGSIRYLTICFIGIPFITAYNIMSSIFRGMGDSKSPMYFIGIACMGNIVLDYFFIGAMQLGPAGAALGTTLSQTFSVIIALISMMKRKTGIHLKKTDFRPNKKVMWQILRVGFPVAIQDGCIQIAFIIITVIANHRGLNDAAAVGIVEKMISAIFIIPSSMLATVSALSAQNIGAGRHDRASQTLKYATIITTGYGLIMTVLIELTGKNPVGLFTNDTVVVLLGTQYLSGYIIDSIFAGVHFSFSGYFAAYEKSYIGFIHNIIAIVLVRVPGSYLASKMFPDTLFPMGLAAPAGSLLSVLICIGAYLWMKKKGTYGEQKISSDKM